A genomic stretch from Solanum stenotomum isolate F172 chromosome 8, ASM1918654v1, whole genome shotgun sequence includes:
- the LOC125873941 gene encoding receptor-like protein 9DC1 — translation MCQAKFCFPKLRIFDLSRNEFSGSLPEKVFGNFKAMIKLDDVDTREIKYMESKSNLSFDTSYEDSVSLVIKGKDIELQRISTIMTTIDLSSNHFEALDLSWNWLTGKIPQELARMNFLTFLNVSQNHLVGPIPHGLQFNTFENDSYGGNLDLCGPPLSKKCETSGSSHVPQPLEFEEDEDRLHVPCPLESEEEEESYFASGFTWQSVVIVVVTVMWSLMFKVLQILDLSRNEFSGSLPAKVFGNLKAMIELEGEDTGEIKYMEPSKVSPNTLYEDSVNLVIKGNDIELERISTIMTTIDLSSNHFEGVIPKTLKNLGSLWQLNLSHNNLKGHIPMQLRKLNKLEALDLSWNRLTGKIPQELTRMNFLAFLNLSQNHLVGPIPQGPQFNTFGNDSYGGNLDLCGLPLSKQCGTSDSSHVPQPLESTEEDESYFLVDLPGNQ, via the exons ATGTGTCAGGCTAAGTTTTGCTTTCCCAAGTTGCGAATTTTTGATCTTTCTCGTAATGAATTCAGTGGCTCACTTCCTGAAAAAGTTTTTGGAAACTTCAAGGCAATGATCAAATTAGATGACGTAGACACGAGAGAGATCAAGTACATGGAATCTAAGTCGAATTTGTCATTTGACACATCGTATGAGGATTCAGTGAGTTTGGTAATCAAGGGGAAGGATATTGAGCTACAAAGAATCAGCACAATTATGACAACCATAGATCTCTCAAGCAACCATTTTGAAG CTTTAGATCTCTCCTGGAATTGGCTCACTGGCAAGATTCCACAGGAATTGGCAAGAATGAACTTTCTGACCTTCTTAAACGTCTCTCAAAATCATCTCGTCGGACCAATTCCTCACGGTCTACAGTTCAACACATTTGAAAATGACTCGTATGGCGGCAATCTTGATTTATGTGGTCCTCCTTTATCAAAGAAATGTGAAACAAGTGGTTCATCACATGTTCCTCAACCATTGGagtttgaagaagatgaag ACCGATTGCATGTTCCTTGCCCATTGGAGtccgaagaagaagaagagtcgTATTTTGCTAGTGGATTTACGTGGCAATCAGTGGTCATAGTTGTTGTAACTGTCATGTGGAGCCTCATGTTTAAAGTG TTGCAAATTTTAGATCTTTCTCGTAATGAATTCAGTGGCTCACTTCCTGCAAAAGTTTTTGGAAACCTCAAGGCAATGATTGAATTAGAGGGTGAAGACACGGGAGAGATCAAGTACATGGAACCATCTAAGGTGTCACCTAACACATTGTATGAGGATTCCGTGAATTTGGTAATCAAAGGAAACGATATTGAGCTAGAAAGAATCAGCACAATCATGACAACCATAGATCTCTCAAGCAACCATTTTGAAGGTGTCATTCCAAAAACACTAAAGAATCTTGGCTCACTTTGGCAACTCAATTTATCCCATAACAATCTCAAAGGTCATATTCCAATGCAATTGAGGAAATTGAATAAGCTTGAAGCTTTAGATCTCTCCTGGAATCGGCTCACTGGAAAGATTCCGCAGGAATTGACAAGAATGAACTTTCTGGCATTCTTAAACCTCTCTCAAAATCATCTCGTAGGACCAATTCCTCAAGGTCCACAATTCAACACATTTGGAAATGACTCATATGGCGGCAACCTTGATTTATGTGGTCTTCCTTTATCAAAGCAATGTGGAACGAGTGATTCATCACATGTTCCTCAACCATTGGAGTCCACAGAAGAAGACGAGTCATATTTTTTAGTGGATTTACCTGGGAATCAGTAG